Proteins encoded together in one Marinobacter sp. Arc7-DN-1 window:
- a CDS encoding SDR family NAD(P)-dependent oxidoreductase, with the protein MKNLKNKVAVVTGAGSGIGRALAKSLADRGCRLALSDVNESGLAETAAALSGADVKTYRLDVSDRDAIFAHAEEVVKDFGQVNLVINNAGVALSATVREMTDEDFKWVMDIDFWGVAHGTRAFLPHLIASGDGHVVNVSSVFGLIGVPKQSAYNAAKFAVRGFTEALRQEMKLENQPVAVSCVHPGGIRTNIVNAARMGKSENAVAQRKGFDKLAMTTPEKAAEIIVKGILKNESRILVGPDAWGIDAINRLLGSAYQPLVERFSRKNLYI; encoded by the coding sequence ATGAAGAATCTGAAGAACAAAGTTGCCGTTGTTACCGGTGCCGGTTCGGGTATCGGCCGCGCGCTCGCCAAATCGCTGGCGGACCGGGGCTGCCGACTGGCGCTGTCCGACGTCAATGAGTCAGGCCTGGCCGAAACCGCTGCAGCGCTAAGCGGCGCTGATGTAAAAACCTACCGGCTGGACGTGTCTGATCGCGATGCCATCTTTGCCCATGCGGAGGAGGTTGTGAAAGATTTCGGTCAGGTCAATCTGGTCATCAACAACGCGGGCGTTGCCCTGTCTGCCACGGTCCGTGAGATGACCGACGAAGACTTCAAATGGGTCATGGACATTGATTTCTGGGGGGTTGCTCACGGTACCCGGGCCTTCCTGCCCCATCTGATTGCCTCGGGCGATGGCCATGTGGTGAACGTTTCCAGTGTATTTGGCCTGATTGGAGTGCCCAAGCAGAGCGCCTACAACGCCGCCAAGTTTGCGGTGCGAGGATTCACCGAAGCCCTGCGCCAGGAAATGAAGCTGGAGAACCAGCCGGTGGCGGTGAGTTGTGTGCATCCTGGTGGTATCCGCACCAACATTGTCAATGCAGCGCGCATGGGCAAGTCCGAGAACGCCGTCGCCCAGCGTAAAGGCTTCGATAAACTCGCCATGACCACGCCCGAGAAAGCCGCAGAAATCATTGTAAAAGGCATCCTCAAGAATGAGTCCCGCATATTGGTGGGCCCGGACGCCTGGGGTATTGATGCGATCAACCGCCTGCTGGGTTCTGCTTACCAGCCGCTGGTGGAGCGTTTCTCCCGCAAGAACCTCTATATCTGA
- a CDS encoding NfeD family protein encodes MEWSLTHFWLILALVLGLAELASGVLLLLALGIAAALTALLAFLGAPFEWQLAGMGLFSGILVPVAIRWIRPRFSPKGVAYGTTGTGVEQGRRYQTLKRDFDGATGIKVNGDFYRLRVTDTGETDLPEGTDVIFKQFDGTTAVVETITHKEQ; translated from the coding sequence ATGGAATGGAGTCTTACGCATTTCTGGCTGATCCTGGCGCTGGTGCTGGGCCTGGCTGAACTGGCCTCAGGTGTCCTGTTACTTCTGGCCCTGGGCATTGCGGCCGCGCTGACCGCCTTGCTGGCCTTTCTGGGAGCACCATTCGAATGGCAGCTGGCCGGTATGGGGCTGTTCTCGGGAATTCTGGTACCTGTCGCCATTCGCTGGATCCGTCCGCGCTTCTCACCCAAAGGTGTGGCATATGGCACAACCGGTACCGGCGTGGAGCAAGGCCGGCGTTATCAGACCCTGAAGCGGGATTTCGATGGAGCCACAGGCATCAAGGTCAATGGCGATTTCTATCGCCTGCGAGTGACTGACACCGGAGAAACCGACCTTCCGGAAGGAACCGACGTCATTTTCAAACAGTTTGACGGCACGACCGCCGTTGTTGAGACGATCACACACAAGGAACAGTAA
- a CDS encoding SPFH domain-containing protein, translating into MEQYLSPGLIISLILVAIGIFIIAKGLVIVRQSEVMVIERLGSFNRILESGVNIIIPFIERPRPITMIRYVRMGEDYHPVMSDETRIDRRETVMDFPGQPVVTTDNVTVKINGALYYQIIDPRRAVYEVANMSQAVEVLAKTTLRSVVGKMELDKLFESRSEVNNAIQAEMEEAASKWGVKLTRVEVQDISMPEEVEEAMRLQMAAERKRRATVTEAEGEKSAAIAMAQGQRESAILNAQGDKESAILRAQGEQESIRLVLSAMGDSEDNKQTVIGYLLGQSYIKVLPNMAKDGERVFVPYESSALLGSMGMFRELAGSPEDTVRQHLQRDGLRGGLVGSAGNS; encoded by the coding sequence ATGGAACAGTATCTTTCACCCGGGCTGATCATTAGCCTGATTCTGGTCGCTATTGGCATCTTCATCATCGCCAAGGGTCTGGTCATCGTGCGCCAATCCGAGGTTATGGTCATTGAGCGCCTCGGTTCGTTCAACCGGATCCTCGAAAGCGGTGTGAACATCATTATTCCCTTCATCGAGCGCCCACGGCCGATCACCATGATCCGCTACGTACGCATGGGTGAGGATTATCATCCGGTGATGAGCGACGAAACCCGCATCGACCGCCGGGAAACGGTCATGGACTTTCCGGGACAGCCCGTGGTGACCACCGACAACGTGACGGTGAAGATCAACGGCGCCCTCTACTACCAGATCATCGACCCGCGCCGGGCCGTGTACGAAGTGGCCAACATGAGCCAGGCGGTGGAAGTGCTGGCCAAGACCACCCTGCGCTCGGTGGTCGGCAAGATGGAACTGGACAAGCTGTTTGAATCCCGCAGCGAGGTGAATAACGCGATCCAGGCCGAGATGGAAGAGGCCGCTTCCAAGTGGGGTGTAAAACTCACCCGGGTGGAGGTTCAGGACATCAGCATGCCGGAAGAAGTGGAAGAAGCCATGCGATTGCAGATGGCTGCGGAGCGGAAACGCCGGGCCACGGTCACCGAAGCCGAGGGTGAAAAGTCAGCAGCCATCGCCATGGCCCAGGGTCAGCGGGAGTCCGCCATCCTCAACGCCCAGGGCGACAAGGAATCGGCCATTCTCCGGGCGCAGGGCGAGCAGGAGTCCATCCGTCTGGTACTCAGTGCCATGGGGGATTCCGAAGACAACAAACAGACCGTTATCGGTTACCTGCTGGGGCAGAGCTACATCAAGGTTCTGCCCAACATGGCGAAGGACGGGGAGCGGGTGTTTGTGCCCTATGAATCCTCAGCACTGCTGGGCTCCATGGGCATGTTCCGTGAACTGGCGGGCAGCCCGGAAGACACGGTTCGCCAGCACCTCCAGCGTGACGGCCTGCGGGGCGGGCTGGTCGGCTCTGCGGGTAACAGTTAA